A DNA window from Candidatus Ancaeobacter aquaticus contains the following coding sequences:
- a CDS encoding transposase, whose translation MLLKESFLNVYMRKDEDEAKKYLDGRIDEAFDSTIDVFKSLAQSFTDKMQYILNWFRKKISSAISEGFNNKIKRLKRMAYGYKDVDYFCLKIHQHYGLLNPKIC comes from the coding sequence ATGTTATTGAAGGAAAGCTTTTTGAACGTATACATGCGCAAGGATGAGGACGAGGCTAAGAAATATTTGGATGGACGGATTGATGAAGCCTTTGATAGCACTATCGATGTTTTTAAATCTCTCGCTCAAAGCTTTACGGATAAAATGCAATATATTCTAAACTGGTTTAGAAAGAAAATAAGTTCGGCAATATCCGAAGGATTTAATAATAAAATAAAAAGACTTAAACGGATGGCATATGGCTATAAAGATGTTGATTATTTTTGCTTAAAGATACATCAACATTACGGGCTGTTAAATCCGAAAATTTGTTAA